DNA sequence from the Drosophila sechellia strain sech25 chromosome 3L, ASM438219v1, whole genome shotgun sequence genome:
GACACTAATGCTAAAAGTGCTTTGGGGCCTGATATCACTCAATTTGGGGGAGTTCAAGTTATGTGAAAGAAACTTAGAGACGAGTCAGGTTAGCAATCATTTTGATAAATAGTATATCGACTCACTCTTActactttaaataaatatcacAACATTTTTACTGGCATCTTATTCGAAtggtaataaataaaattgaacaAACGAAATAAGATCGTGCAGGATGATTGTCTGAATCATTCAAAGACTTAAGGAGGAAAATATATTGGTTTGATTCTGGCCTTTTTTCCCCTTCTTTAGATTGTTGTAATAGTGGGATAATTTTGTTGtccttttttttaatgaaaataaatttaattgttcATATATGGTACTCCCGACAAAATCTGCGGAAAGATTCTTCTATTTATTCAAGAAAATTAGTAAACGCtcttattaaatgcaaaaacaaagtttaattattattattatatttatcgATTAATCGTTGTTATTCTAAAGCTGCAAAATAGAAACTTTTCTGCCTCgcaacagaaaacaaaaatgtaagtAATCACAAGCACATTATTAAGTTGTTAATTAAGTTAATAAGCTAGTAAACAGACAAAATGTTGTAAGTATTACCGCAAatcaaaatatattcaaaatcGTGTGGGAAAACGTTGAATATTAGAGGAAACACGAAATGCAATATTCTTAAGTTTTGATATTTatcataattaataaaataatacaaacgCAAAGTTTGCAACGAATTCAAATAAAGCGGGAAAGTGGTGAGTTTTgcagtatttttttttgagctCGTGCGGACTTGAGGTGAAATCCGCATCGTCGTCTGGTAACACTGCGCTCAGCTGTTTAGTGACTTCCTCTGTTCTGTGCTGTGTATAATTTGTTATTAGGACCTAGGCTAGGAATTACTGGTTGCACACACTCAGCGCCACTGCTCCACCGACCACCGCCCTTGCAAGGACCCACCATGAACTCCAAGGACAAGTCGAAGTTCAAGTCGTTCCTTAAATCGCTGCCGGCAGGTAACAAAGTGGGTGCAGCATTGTGGGCCAGAGAACTCAATTGGGATTTCGGGATTCACAGGTTACGTCGGCGAGCGGACCCTGCGGCCGGAGTTTGAGAGGGAACTGCGCCCGGAGCAGCCGGTGGCCCAACGCTGCCGGATGCTGAAGGAGCTGGGCGACATGCAGCTGCAAAACTTCAATCTGGACGAGGTGCGTTCCATCGAATTGGCGCGATGCCATGAACATGTGTTGATTCTCGTAATTCGTCCCCACAGACCGCCATCACCATTCTGTTTAATCTCACCAACGATCTCATCGTGCCCAACAAGCCGGCAGAAACACGCCAGATTGCCTTGAGCTTCTATAAACGGCTCATTTACACACAGTACAAGAACCTGACCATCATGCGGGAGAAGTTCTTCCTGGTCATCCAGAACCACGAAGCCCGCGAGGATCTGCGTCACCTTCTTGAGCTGCTCGACACCCTCACCGACAATGGGAAGGATATCACAAACTTCGAGGAGAAGGTTGGCCGCAGATCTGGTTTAAATGAATGGTGACTTAACTGTCTTGCTTCCTCTCACAGATTGGCAAGTTCATGCTGCTCTGGATCCCAGCCATCACGGAGGCCAATCTGCTCACCCCCTACCTTGACATTCTggtcaacctgatcaagttcAATGCAGCGCATCTGGACAAAGACATCCTTGTGGGCATCGTACAGTGAGTGGTGCACTCTTTAACCCACAACTTTTGTTTGAGGATCCCTTTTTTCCCCAGGAACGCTTGCGACCTGAGCTGCAGCGTTACCGTGAACGAAATCGGTCTGCAGTGCCTCACAATTCTGGAGATGGTCATCGGGTACACCATCTTCCCAAGCGAACCGCTGCCGCAGTGCATCACCACCTTGTGCCGGACTGTGAATCATGCTCCCTACTGCCCGTCTTCTTTCAAGGTAAGTGCCTAAAACATCAAATGATTGAAATTATTGAACCATCAAGTAATTGAAGCTATACAGGGTTATGAAATTCCAATTGGTCAACTATAGCAAAAATAGGTAGTTCTTTTTAGAAAATGTAGTTAGTATTTTGATCATTTCAAATAGAATACATTCAGTTTGAATGCAAATATACCTTTATTTAATAGTTTTGACCATTTGTAGTAGAATACACTCAAACAgcaagcaaatacaaaattatttcgTTGCATTTATTAATAGTTAACGTCAGATATTGCTGTATTTAATGAATGATTGCTTAGAATTAATCGGTTACATAGAAATAAACTTCGACGAGAACTTATCGTAGCTGCTCACTGCCTCGGCTGAGGGCTGTGGAAGTTTGTCATTAGCCTGCGTCGCTGGTAATTCCTGGTTGCGGACCACTTCCTTTTCGGAGTTCTTCTGGACCGGCTTGTGTCCCTGATTCTTTACCTTATGCTTCGCTGGAATGTCAATCTGGATATTCTCCTCCAGCTCCACTTGAATATTCTCGTCCAGCTCCAGGTCTTGTTTCTCCGCCTGCAGAGCCTGACATTCGCTTTCCAAATCACGAGCGCAGAACCGTCGTACAACATCGAAATACTGACCCCTGGGACAGCGCATTTCCAGCACCCGCTTTTTGGCGCATATGTAGTAACGTTGGCAATCTCGGCTGTGCGGTGCCAGGCGGCTGCCCGTCCGGATGCACTCGTCCATAGCAATAGCTTGCTCTGTGAGTGTCGGCATTGTCGGCTTTTCCAGGCAAATTCCCGTGTGATCCGGCACACAGCTGCTCACTCGCTCGTCGAAGTAGTCTCCTGATGGACACTGGACCAGCTCCGCCTGTCCGGAGTGACAGCGGAAATATGTCTCGCAGTCGCTTGGATTGGCCAGAGTGGCATTATCCGGCAGCACACAGCTGCACTGATGGGCTGCACTTATGGCCACTGGGAGGCAGGCTCTTCGGGCTGGATCAAAGTAGTTTCCGACGGAACATTTGGCCACGGCGAAGGATCCTCCCTCCAGGCATTGTCGGTATCGCGTGCAATCGCTGTGGACTCGCTCCACACTATTTGTAAGGCCACAAAATACGGATTCATCGGTGCAGGCTCCGGGTACACAAATCATGAGCTTCTTGCTAAAATGGTACTCCGCCGGACAGCTGAACTCCTGGAAGGGCAGGTCATCGTCGCCAGTGCAAACATAGAACCTTTGGCAGTTGTCCTTGTGGGGCAGCATTTGCCAGGGATCTGATATCCTGCAGATAGCGGATATATCTGTAAGTTCGGCCTTAACCGATGCCGCGGTGATGGCCGAAAGCAGCCATATAACTAATAAGCGATCTGGAAGAAGCGAAAACTTTGATCACACTGAAACCAACGACTCTTACACCACTCACTCTCCATTTTCATCAGATGCGCGTTTATGCTGGGAATCCGTCGAATGCGACGTTGATTGCTAATGACTTGGCTTTTTATGTCCTCGCTTTGATTGAGATTTTTCAGCCCATTTGGCAATCGCGGGCAGAGATTGCTCcgacatttgttttttaatactAATGAGTATTCTGCTCAGTCTTTATCTGCTCGATATTTCCTCCACTTATCGAGGGCTCCGCTGACTTCAGCACTTCTTATCATTCAACATGCTCCGGCCGATGATGATTAACCCTATTCCCGAAATAAGAAGTGATCATTGAATCAGTGGCCCCCAGGTGGAAGAACTGTATTCAAGGCCCTTTCGATACCGACGATAAATGAGTGGGGCGCTGACCCAGTTCCCTTCAAGTGACCTCAGTACAAGGTGCCACCTTTTGGttaaaccaaagacactagaataacaagatgcgtaacggccatacaaatttttggcacgcgattttttggccgtggctctagaggtggctccaggctctcttgagtttttgttcgagagagaaagagcggagagcgctacagcaaacagctcttttctacgcatacagtgatagcatacaactgtatgtgtgcacacgtatgctcatgtattgtaaatttgacaaaatatgcccttcaccttagaagttcgtaaatctatattattttttatcaattggcaccatgcgaaaaattcttgttttgcattgcttcaacgttattattatttaaataaagcttagaaatagtaatagccgaatctatgtacatcacaaaatgaatttcgaaaatgactttatattagaatacttgtcattagggtattcagcttgcggcgtgagaaaaattaataaggcaatgattgttgagtgcttgtgtccgcacttcgtgcctgacgatatgacttttgcaacgaactgttttcatatttttatttattttattaatttttattttctactacgtattattattttttatgaaatattattatttttattatttattaataaaattattatttttattatttattaataaaattattatttttttatgaaattaaaaaataattattatttttatgaaatatttatttctcaatgttatgtcttctttttggaaaatttatgtttcaaattacagtagttataataattgaACTAACTTCCAGTAGATATTTTGTTGGATATATTGCTAAAGGATCCcggaaagaaagaaaatttggccttcacaaaaaaagtggctgcatagtgccaaacgaatgtatggccgttacgcatcttgttattctagtgtctttggttaaaCCCTTTATTGATTTCAGATACGTATAGAGTAGAT
Encoded proteins:
- the LOC6616241 gene encoding uncharacterized protein LOC6616241, producing the protein MRNTLNIFDFSICLQTHLASVEIQNCTLDMITIVDLPLYPGQVQRTTEGSWRRGGPAANICTVWRRLGLECEFLGVLSRVRAFESLLNGFQSQGIDISHCPLTNHRPAHRSIIVQRNVDTRTLLEFANANQELTYQQFVGAVDYQKYSWIHFECRNPVEMLRMVLAVIQFNERCPESRITLSVDLDNLRPATMLMASMVDYVFARKTMMRTYCFMNGREVVWAIRNEMRRARTQWEKNQPKKMPYLPPDPPDEHSSGYCPGPLNNQPVVIYNNYMEGASCLMADDTYFKVGSQIPPKFVDVVAVNDTFSAAVIYALIKVKMRLRDAIEYGTRASSLKLTGNGFDVLRCMPKDLIAEYSLVLKNKCRSNLCPRLPNGLKNLNQSEDIKSQVISNQRRIRRIPSINAHLMKMENRLLVIWLLSAITAASVKAELTDISAICRISDPWQMLPHKDNCQRFYVCTGDDDLPFQEFSCPAEYHFSKKLMICVPGACTDESVFCGLTNSVERVHSDCTRYRQCLEGGSFAVAKCSVGNYFDPARRACLPVAISAAHQCSCVLPDNATLANPSDCETYFRCHSGQAELVQCPSGDYFDERVSSCVPDHTGICLEKPTMPTLTEQAIAMDECIRTGSRLAPHSRDCQRYYICAKKRVLEMRCPRGQYFDVVRRFCARDLESECQALQAEKQDLELDENIQVELEENIQIDIPAKHKVKNQGHKPVQKNSEKEVVRNQELPATQANDKLPQPSAEAVSSYDKFSSKFISM